The genomic DNA GCCGTCCGGCGTCGTCGCCGGCATCTGCGGCACTTCCCGCATCTTCCGATCCACGGTTGCGCGAAGCTTGTCGAGCATCAGGGCGGCGTCTCACGCAGCACGTAACCCACGCCGCGCACGGTATGGATCAGGCGTGGTTCTCCCTCGGCCTCGGTCTTGCGGCGCAGGTACCCGACGTAGACCTCGAGGGCATTGCCCGACGTCGGAAAATCGAAGCCCCACACCTCTTCGAGGATCCGGCTGCGGCTGAGTACCCGGCGCGGGTTGTGGATGAGCATCTCGAGCAGCGAGAACTCGGTGCGGGTCAGGCTGATCGAACGGGACCCCCGGGTGACCTCGCGGGTCACCGGATCGAGGCTGAGGTCGGAAAACGTCAACGCCGCCGACTCGGCGCCGTCGGCGGGGCCGGTACGGCGGAGCAGGGCCCGCATCCGGGCCAGGAGCTCCTCGAGCGCGAAAGGCTTCGGCAGGTAATCGTCGGCACCGGCGTCGAGGCCGGCCACCCGCTCATCGATCGAGTCACGGGCGGTCAGCATCAGCACCGGAAGGTCGTCACCGCTGCTGCGCAGCTGACGGCAGACACCGCGCCCATCCAGCCGGGGCATCATGTCGTCGAGCACGACAGCGTCGGGCCGGTCGCTGGAGATGCGCTCCAGCGCCTCGACACCGTCTTGAGCCAGTTCGACCGAGTACCCGTTGAAAGTCAGTGACCGACGCAGTGATTCGCGTACAGCGCGGTCATCGTCGACTACAAGGATTCGCACAGGCACAGTCTCACCCCACCATCTGAGAGCGGACTGAGAAGACGCGCCACGCGGGCGCGAGAAAAACCGTCAGTCGGTTCAGGCGCGGCGGTCGAGGTCGATCAGACCCAGACGCGCGGCCTTGAGCAGGCGACGCGGCACCTTGTGTGCCTGACCTGCGACGTTCACGTTGACCAGGCCAGTGGCCTCGGCCTTCCACTGCGCGCGACGGCTACGGGTGTTCGAGCGCGACATCCTGCGCTTGGGCACAGCCATGATGTGCACCTCTCTGACTAAACGGAATTGCTTGCGGTCGGCCGCGTCGCGAACAAATAGGGCCTGGGGGCGCTCTATTGCTTCTCGCGTGCGCAGCGATTGCACCTCAGGATAGCCGTCGACCTGCGTAGGCTCCAAAACGTCGCCCCAACCGGGCAACACGCAACCCCCAGCCCCCTTGACTCGGTACCGCTAGTACCGACTAACCTCCCTACCGGTTGGTTGAACGACGGGAGTGTGTGTGACATCACCAGCAGTCCGGATCGGTAACTGCTCAGGGTTCTATGGCGACCGGCTGGCGGCGATGCACGAGATGCTCGCCGGGGGTGAGCTGGACTACCTGACCGGCGACTACCTCGCCGAGCTGACCATGCTGATCCTCGCGCGGGACCGGGCCAAGAACCCCGACCTCGGGTACGCCAAGACCTTCCTGCGCCAACTGGAGCAGTCCCTCGGCCTCGCCCTGGACAAGGGCGTGAAGATCGTGGCCAACGCCGGCGGCCTCAATCCGGCGGGCCTGGCAGCAGCGGTACGCGCCCTGGCCGACAAGCTCGGGCTGTCGGTCAACGTGGCACACGTCGAGGGCGACGATCTCGTGGCGCGCGCTGACGAGCTCGGCTTCGGCACCCCGCTGTCGGCCAACGCCTACCTCGGCGCCTGGGGCATCGTGGACTGCCTGAAGTCCGGCGCCGACGTCGTCGTCACCGGCCGGGTCACCGACGCCTCGGTGATCGTCGGACCGGCCGCCGCCCACTTCGGCTGGGCCCGAACCGACTACGACGCACTCGCCGGTGCCATCGCCGCCGGCCACGTCATCGAATGCGGCACGCAGGCCACCGGTGGCAACTTCAGCTTCTT from Mycolicibacterium phocaicum includes the following:
- a CDS encoding response regulator transcription factor, with product MRILVVDDDRAVRESLRRSLTFNGYSVELAQDGVEALERISSDRPDAVVLDDMMPRLDGRGVCRQLRSSGDDLPVLMLTARDSIDERVAGLDAGADDYLPKPFALEELLARMRALLRRTGPADGAESAALTFSDLSLDPVTREVTRGSRSISLTRTEFSLLEMLIHNPRRVLSRSRILEEVWGFDFPTSGNALEVYVGYLRRKTEAEGEPRLIHTVRGVGYVLRETPP
- the rpmF gene encoding 50S ribosomal protein L32, encoding MAVPKRRMSRSNTRSRRAQWKAEATGLVNVNVAGQAHKVPRRLLKAARLGLIDLDRRA